In Felis catus isolate Fca126 chromosome A2, F.catus_Fca126_mat1.0, whole genome shotgun sequence, the following proteins share a genomic window:
- the TJP3 gene encoding tight junction protein ZO-3 isoform X1 — protein sequence MAVRFQVLDMEEMTIWEQHTATLCKDPRRGFGIAISGGRDRPSGSVVVSDVVPGGPAEGQLQTGDHIVMVNGVSMESVTSTFAIQILKTCTKLANITVKRPRKIQLPAKASPSGGHRVSDGEADHGQGYDGDTSSGSGRSWGERSRRQRTGRRSRAGSHGRRSPGGRSEANGLALVSGFKRLPRQDVQMRPVKSVLVRRRDSEEFGVTLGSQIFIKHITESGLAARNRGLREGDLILQINGVSSENLSLSDTRRLIEKSEGKLTLLVLRDRGQFLVNIPPAVSDSDSSLLDDISDLGSETSQAPPSHVPPPPQHVRRSSDASWTDSPEESPPLWRDNSVDSRTISETDSPRQSSYDIYRVPSSQSREDRGYSPDWRVVRFPKGSTIGLRLAGGNDVGIFVSGVQEGSPADGQGIQEGDEILQVNDVPFRNLTREEAVQFLLGLPPGEDVELVTQRKQDIFRKMVQSRVGDSFYIRTHFELEASPPSGLGFTRGDVFHVLDTLYPGPGQSRARGGHWLAARMGRDLREQERGIIPNQSRAEQLASLEAAQRAVGAGPGASSGSNARAEFWRLRGLRRGAKKTTHRSREDLSDLTRQGHYPPYERVVLREASFKRPVVILGPVADIAMQKLTAEMPDQFEIADSVSRTDSPSKIIKLDTVRVIAENNKHALLDVTPSAVERLNYVQYYPIVVFCAPESRVALKALRQWLAPASRRSTRRLYAQAQKLRKHSEHLFTATIPLHGTSDAWYRELKAVIREQQTRPIWTAEDQPDNSSEGNLDLPHRGLADSSADLSCDSRVNSDYETDGEGYTDGEGGPHTDVDEGPPAPALARSSEPVLADEPQSPGDHGRAPGPRGAQVDGHSPHGQWRQDSMRTYGQEALKKKFTRARDMESSDEDGYDWGPATDL from the exons ATGGCGGTGAGATTCCAG GTGTTGGACATGGAGGAGATGACCATCTGGGAACAGCACACGGCCACGCTCTGCAAG GATCCCCGGAGAGGCTTTGGCATTGCCATCTCTGGTGGCCGAGACCGGCCCAGTGGATCCGTGGTCGTGTCGGATGTGGTGCCGGGGGGGCCAGCTGAGGGCCAACTGCA GACAGGGGACCACATCGTCATGGTGAATGGGGTCTCCATGGAGAGCGTCACCTCCACCTTCGCCATTCAGATACTCAAAACCTGCACCAAGTTGGCCAACATT ACCGTGAAGCGTCCCCGGAAAATCCAGCTGCCTGCCAAGGCCAGCCCCTCTGGGGGACATCGGGTCTCGGATGGGGAGGCTGACCACGGCCAGGGCTACGACGGGGACACATCCAGCGGGTCTGGCCGCTCCTGGGGCGAGCGCTCCCGCCGGCAGAGGACGGGCCGCCGGAGCCGGGCCGGCAGCCACGGGCGCAGGAGCCCAGGCGGCAGGTCTGAGGCCAACGGGCTGGCCCTGGTGTCGGGCTTTAAGCGGCTGCCGCGGCAGGACGTGCAGATGAGGCCCGTGAAGTCCGTGTTGGTGCGGAGGAGGGACAGCGAAG AGTTCGGGGTCACCCTGGGCAGTCAGATCTTCATCAAGCACATCACTGAGTCGGGCCTGGCGGCCAGGAACCGCGGGCTGCGGGAAGGCGACCTCATCCTCCAG ATCAATGGCGTGTCCAGCGAGAATCTGTCTCTGAGTGACACACGGCGACTGATCGAGAAGTCAGAAGGGAAGCTGACTCTGCTGGTGCTCAGGGACAGAGGGCAGTTCCTGGTGAACATCCCACCGGCCGTCAGTGACAGCGACAGCTCTCTCCTGGACG ACATCTCCGACCTCGGCTCAGAAACGTCCCAGGCGCCACCCTCCCACGTCCCACCGCCACCCCAGCATGTGCGGCGGAGCTCTGACGCCAGCTGGACCGACTCCCCCGA GGAGAGCCCCCCGCTTTGGCGGGACAATTCAGTGGATTCCAGAACCATCTCGGAAACAG ACTCCCCCAGGCAAAGCAGCTATGACATCTACAGGGTGCCCAGCAGCCAGAGCAGGGAGGACCGTGG GTACAGCCCCGACTGGAGGGTGGTCCGCTTCCCCAAGGGCTCCACCATCGGCCTGCGCCTGGCCGGCGGCAATGACGTGGGCATCTTCGTGTCCGGGGTGCAGGAGGGCAGCCCGGCCGACGGGCAGGGCATCCAGGAGGGAGATGAGATTCTGCAG GTGAATGACGTCCCCTTCCGGAACCTGACCCGCGAGGAGGCCGTGCAGTTCCTGCTGGGGCTGCCTCCGGGCGAGGACGTGGAGCTGGTGACGCAGCGGAAGCAGGACA TCTTCCGGAAAATGGTGCAGTCCCGCGTGGGCGACTCCTTCTACATCCGCACGCACTTCGAGCTGGAGGCCAGCCCCCCGTCGGGCCTGGGCTTCACCCGCGGAGACGTCTTCCACGTGCTGGACACGCTGTACCCCGGCCCCGGGCAGAGCCGCGCCCGCGGGGGCCACTGGCTGGCGGCGCGCATGGGGCGCGACCTCCGCGAGCAGGAGCGGGGCATCATCCCCAACCAGAGCAG ggcGGAGCAGCTGGCCAGTCTGGAGGCCGCCCAGCGCGCCGTGGGCGCCGGGCCGGGCGCGTCTTCGGGCTCCAACGCGCGGGCCGAGTTCTGGCGGCTGCGGGGTCTCCGTCGAGGGGCCAAGAAGACCACCCATCGGAGCCGCGAGGACCTGTCCGATCTGACCAGGCAGGGTCACTACCCGCCGTATGAACGCGTGGTGCTTCGAGAAG ccaGCTTCAAGCGCCCGGTGGTGATCCTGGGGCCCGTGGCAGACATTGCCATGCAGAAGTTGACTGCGGAGATGCCTGACCAGTTCGAAATCGCAG ACAGCGTATCGAGGACCGACAGCCCCTCCAAGATCATCAAGCTGGATACCGTGCGCGTGATCGCCGAGAAC AACAAGCACGCGCTCTTGGACGTGACGCCGTCGGCGGTGGAACGCCTCAACTACGTGCAATATTACCCCATCGTGGTCTTCTGCGCCCCCGAGAGCCGCGTGGCCCTCAAGGCCCTGCGCCAGTGGCTGGCGCCCGCCTCCCGCCGCAGCACCCGCCGCCTCTACGCGCAAGCCCAGAAGCTACGCAAGCACAGCGAACACCTGTTCACGG CCACCATCCCCCTGCACGGCACGAGTGACGCCTGGTACCGGGAGCTCAAGGCCGTCATCCGCGAGCAGCAGACCCGGCCCATCTGGACGGCCGAGGACCAG CCGGACAACTCGTCGGAGGGCAACCTGGACCTGCCTCACCGAGGCCTGGCCGACAGCTCTGCGGATCTGAGCTGTGACAGCCGGGTCAACAGCGACTACGAGACAGACGGGGAGGGCTACACGGATGGCGAGGGCGGCCCCCACACGGACGTGGACGAGGGTCCGCCGGCGCCAGCTCTGGCCCGGTCCTCGGAACCCGTGCTGGCGGATGAGCCTCAGAGCCCGGGGGATCATGGGAGAGCCCCGGGTCCCCGAGGGGCCCAG GTGGATGGCCATTCCCCCCATGGTCAGTGGCGACAGGACAGCATGCG GACATACGGGCAGGAAGCTTTGAAGAAAAAGTTCACGCGAGCTCGAGACATGGAGTCCTCTGACGAAGACGGCTACGACTGGGGCCCGGCCACCGACCTGTGA
- the TJP3 gene encoding tight junction protein ZO-3 isoform X2, which translates to MAVLDMEEMTIWEQHTATLCKDPRRGFGIAISGGRDRPSGSVVVSDVVPGGPAEGQLQTGDHIVMVNGVSMESVTSTFAIQILKTCTKLANITVKRPRKIQLPAKASPSGGHRVSDGEADHGQGYDGDTSSGSGRSWGERSRRQRTGRRSRAGSHGRRSPGGRSEANGLALVSGFKRLPRQDVQMRPVKSVLVRRRDSEEFGVTLGSQIFIKHITESGLAARNRGLREGDLILQINGVSSENLSLSDTRRLIEKSEGKLTLLVLRDRGQFLVNIPPAVSDSDSSLLDDISDLGSETSQAPPSHVPPPPQHVRRSSDASWTDSPEESPPLWRDNSVDSRTISETDSPRQSSYDIYRVPSSQSREDRGYSPDWRVVRFPKGSTIGLRLAGGNDVGIFVSGVQEGSPADGQGIQEGDEILQVNDVPFRNLTREEAVQFLLGLPPGEDVELVTQRKQDIFRKMVQSRVGDSFYIRTHFELEASPPSGLGFTRGDVFHVLDTLYPGPGQSRARGGHWLAARMGRDLREQERGIIPNQSRAEQLASLEAAQRAVGAGPGASSGSNARAEFWRLRGLRRGAKKTTHRSREDLSDLTRQGHYPPYERVVLREASFKRPVVILGPVADIAMQKLTAEMPDQFEIADSVSRTDSPSKIIKLDTVRVIAENNKHALLDVTPSAVERLNYVQYYPIVVFCAPESRVALKALRQWLAPASRRSTRRLYAQAQKLRKHSEHLFTATIPLHGTSDAWYRELKAVIREQQTRPIWTAEDQPDNSSEGNLDLPHRGLADSSADLSCDSRVNSDYETDGEGYTDGEGGPHTDVDEGPPAPALARSSEPVLADEPQSPGDHGRAPGPRGAQVDGHSPHGQWRQDSMRTYGQEALKKKFTRARDMESSDEDGYDWGPATDL; encoded by the exons ATGGCG GTGTTGGACATGGAGGAGATGACCATCTGGGAACAGCACACGGCCACGCTCTGCAAG GATCCCCGGAGAGGCTTTGGCATTGCCATCTCTGGTGGCCGAGACCGGCCCAGTGGATCCGTGGTCGTGTCGGATGTGGTGCCGGGGGGGCCAGCTGAGGGCCAACTGCA GACAGGGGACCACATCGTCATGGTGAATGGGGTCTCCATGGAGAGCGTCACCTCCACCTTCGCCATTCAGATACTCAAAACCTGCACCAAGTTGGCCAACATT ACCGTGAAGCGTCCCCGGAAAATCCAGCTGCCTGCCAAGGCCAGCCCCTCTGGGGGACATCGGGTCTCGGATGGGGAGGCTGACCACGGCCAGGGCTACGACGGGGACACATCCAGCGGGTCTGGCCGCTCCTGGGGCGAGCGCTCCCGCCGGCAGAGGACGGGCCGCCGGAGCCGGGCCGGCAGCCACGGGCGCAGGAGCCCAGGCGGCAGGTCTGAGGCCAACGGGCTGGCCCTGGTGTCGGGCTTTAAGCGGCTGCCGCGGCAGGACGTGCAGATGAGGCCCGTGAAGTCCGTGTTGGTGCGGAGGAGGGACAGCGAAG AGTTCGGGGTCACCCTGGGCAGTCAGATCTTCATCAAGCACATCACTGAGTCGGGCCTGGCGGCCAGGAACCGCGGGCTGCGGGAAGGCGACCTCATCCTCCAG ATCAATGGCGTGTCCAGCGAGAATCTGTCTCTGAGTGACACACGGCGACTGATCGAGAAGTCAGAAGGGAAGCTGACTCTGCTGGTGCTCAGGGACAGAGGGCAGTTCCTGGTGAACATCCCACCGGCCGTCAGTGACAGCGACAGCTCTCTCCTGGACG ACATCTCCGACCTCGGCTCAGAAACGTCCCAGGCGCCACCCTCCCACGTCCCACCGCCACCCCAGCATGTGCGGCGGAGCTCTGACGCCAGCTGGACCGACTCCCCCGA GGAGAGCCCCCCGCTTTGGCGGGACAATTCAGTGGATTCCAGAACCATCTCGGAAACAG ACTCCCCCAGGCAAAGCAGCTATGACATCTACAGGGTGCCCAGCAGCCAGAGCAGGGAGGACCGTGG GTACAGCCCCGACTGGAGGGTGGTCCGCTTCCCCAAGGGCTCCACCATCGGCCTGCGCCTGGCCGGCGGCAATGACGTGGGCATCTTCGTGTCCGGGGTGCAGGAGGGCAGCCCGGCCGACGGGCAGGGCATCCAGGAGGGAGATGAGATTCTGCAG GTGAATGACGTCCCCTTCCGGAACCTGACCCGCGAGGAGGCCGTGCAGTTCCTGCTGGGGCTGCCTCCGGGCGAGGACGTGGAGCTGGTGACGCAGCGGAAGCAGGACA TCTTCCGGAAAATGGTGCAGTCCCGCGTGGGCGACTCCTTCTACATCCGCACGCACTTCGAGCTGGAGGCCAGCCCCCCGTCGGGCCTGGGCTTCACCCGCGGAGACGTCTTCCACGTGCTGGACACGCTGTACCCCGGCCCCGGGCAGAGCCGCGCCCGCGGGGGCCACTGGCTGGCGGCGCGCATGGGGCGCGACCTCCGCGAGCAGGAGCGGGGCATCATCCCCAACCAGAGCAG ggcGGAGCAGCTGGCCAGTCTGGAGGCCGCCCAGCGCGCCGTGGGCGCCGGGCCGGGCGCGTCTTCGGGCTCCAACGCGCGGGCCGAGTTCTGGCGGCTGCGGGGTCTCCGTCGAGGGGCCAAGAAGACCACCCATCGGAGCCGCGAGGACCTGTCCGATCTGACCAGGCAGGGTCACTACCCGCCGTATGAACGCGTGGTGCTTCGAGAAG ccaGCTTCAAGCGCCCGGTGGTGATCCTGGGGCCCGTGGCAGACATTGCCATGCAGAAGTTGACTGCGGAGATGCCTGACCAGTTCGAAATCGCAG ACAGCGTATCGAGGACCGACAGCCCCTCCAAGATCATCAAGCTGGATACCGTGCGCGTGATCGCCGAGAAC AACAAGCACGCGCTCTTGGACGTGACGCCGTCGGCGGTGGAACGCCTCAACTACGTGCAATATTACCCCATCGTGGTCTTCTGCGCCCCCGAGAGCCGCGTGGCCCTCAAGGCCCTGCGCCAGTGGCTGGCGCCCGCCTCCCGCCGCAGCACCCGCCGCCTCTACGCGCAAGCCCAGAAGCTACGCAAGCACAGCGAACACCTGTTCACGG CCACCATCCCCCTGCACGGCACGAGTGACGCCTGGTACCGGGAGCTCAAGGCCGTCATCCGCGAGCAGCAGACCCGGCCCATCTGGACGGCCGAGGACCAG CCGGACAACTCGTCGGAGGGCAACCTGGACCTGCCTCACCGAGGCCTGGCCGACAGCTCTGCGGATCTGAGCTGTGACAGCCGGGTCAACAGCGACTACGAGACAGACGGGGAGGGCTACACGGATGGCGAGGGCGGCCCCCACACGGACGTGGACGAGGGTCCGCCGGCGCCAGCTCTGGCCCGGTCCTCGGAACCCGTGCTGGCGGATGAGCCTCAGAGCCCGGGGGATCATGGGAGAGCCCCGGGTCCCCGAGGGGCCCAG GTGGATGGCCATTCCCCCCATGGTCAGTGGCGACAGGACAGCATGCG GACATACGGGCAGGAAGCTTTGAAGAAAAAGTTCACGCGAGCTCGAGACATGGAGTCCTCTGACGAAGACGGCTACGACTGGGGCCCGGCCACCGACCTGTGA
- the TJP3 gene encoding tight junction protein ZO-3 isoform X3, protein MEEMTIWEQHTATLCKDPRRGFGIAISGGRDRPSGSVVVSDVVPGGPAEGQLQTGDHIVMVNGVSMESVTSTFAIQILKTCTKLANITVKRPRKIQLPAKASPSGGHRVSDGEADHGQGYDGDTSSGSGRSWGERSRRQRTGRRSRAGSHGRRSPGGRSEANGLALVSGFKRLPRQDVQMRPVKSVLVRRRDSEEFGVTLGSQIFIKHITESGLAARNRGLREGDLILQINGVSSENLSLSDTRRLIEKSEGKLTLLVLRDRGQFLVNIPPAVSDSDSSLLDDISDLGSETSQAPPSHVPPPPQHVRRSSDASWTDSPEESPPLWRDNSVDSRTISETDSPRQSSYDIYRVPSSQSREDRGYSPDWRVVRFPKGSTIGLRLAGGNDVGIFVSGVQEGSPADGQGIQEGDEILQVNDVPFRNLTREEAVQFLLGLPPGEDVELVTQRKQDIFRKMVQSRVGDSFYIRTHFELEASPPSGLGFTRGDVFHVLDTLYPGPGQSRARGGHWLAARMGRDLREQERGIIPNQSRAEQLASLEAAQRAVGAGPGASSGSNARAEFWRLRGLRRGAKKTTHRSREDLSDLTRQGHYPPYERVVLREASFKRPVVILGPVADIAMQKLTAEMPDQFEIADSVSRTDSPSKIIKLDTVRVIAENNKHALLDVTPSAVERLNYVQYYPIVVFCAPESRVALKALRQWLAPASRRSTRRLYAQAQKLRKHSEHLFTATIPLHGTSDAWYRELKAVIREQQTRPIWTAEDQPDNSSEGNLDLPHRGLADSSADLSCDSRVNSDYETDGEGYTDGEGGPHTDVDEGPPAPALARSSEPVLADEPQSPGDHGRAPGPRGAQVDGHSPHGQWRQDSMRTYGQEALKKKFTRARDMESSDEDGYDWGPATDL, encoded by the exons ATGGAGGAGATGACCATCTGGGAACAGCACACGGCCACGCTCTGCAAG GATCCCCGGAGAGGCTTTGGCATTGCCATCTCTGGTGGCCGAGACCGGCCCAGTGGATCCGTGGTCGTGTCGGATGTGGTGCCGGGGGGGCCAGCTGAGGGCCAACTGCA GACAGGGGACCACATCGTCATGGTGAATGGGGTCTCCATGGAGAGCGTCACCTCCACCTTCGCCATTCAGATACTCAAAACCTGCACCAAGTTGGCCAACATT ACCGTGAAGCGTCCCCGGAAAATCCAGCTGCCTGCCAAGGCCAGCCCCTCTGGGGGACATCGGGTCTCGGATGGGGAGGCTGACCACGGCCAGGGCTACGACGGGGACACATCCAGCGGGTCTGGCCGCTCCTGGGGCGAGCGCTCCCGCCGGCAGAGGACGGGCCGCCGGAGCCGGGCCGGCAGCCACGGGCGCAGGAGCCCAGGCGGCAGGTCTGAGGCCAACGGGCTGGCCCTGGTGTCGGGCTTTAAGCGGCTGCCGCGGCAGGACGTGCAGATGAGGCCCGTGAAGTCCGTGTTGGTGCGGAGGAGGGACAGCGAAG AGTTCGGGGTCACCCTGGGCAGTCAGATCTTCATCAAGCACATCACTGAGTCGGGCCTGGCGGCCAGGAACCGCGGGCTGCGGGAAGGCGACCTCATCCTCCAG ATCAATGGCGTGTCCAGCGAGAATCTGTCTCTGAGTGACACACGGCGACTGATCGAGAAGTCAGAAGGGAAGCTGACTCTGCTGGTGCTCAGGGACAGAGGGCAGTTCCTGGTGAACATCCCACCGGCCGTCAGTGACAGCGACAGCTCTCTCCTGGACG ACATCTCCGACCTCGGCTCAGAAACGTCCCAGGCGCCACCCTCCCACGTCCCACCGCCACCCCAGCATGTGCGGCGGAGCTCTGACGCCAGCTGGACCGACTCCCCCGA GGAGAGCCCCCCGCTTTGGCGGGACAATTCAGTGGATTCCAGAACCATCTCGGAAACAG ACTCCCCCAGGCAAAGCAGCTATGACATCTACAGGGTGCCCAGCAGCCAGAGCAGGGAGGACCGTGG GTACAGCCCCGACTGGAGGGTGGTCCGCTTCCCCAAGGGCTCCACCATCGGCCTGCGCCTGGCCGGCGGCAATGACGTGGGCATCTTCGTGTCCGGGGTGCAGGAGGGCAGCCCGGCCGACGGGCAGGGCATCCAGGAGGGAGATGAGATTCTGCAG GTGAATGACGTCCCCTTCCGGAACCTGACCCGCGAGGAGGCCGTGCAGTTCCTGCTGGGGCTGCCTCCGGGCGAGGACGTGGAGCTGGTGACGCAGCGGAAGCAGGACA TCTTCCGGAAAATGGTGCAGTCCCGCGTGGGCGACTCCTTCTACATCCGCACGCACTTCGAGCTGGAGGCCAGCCCCCCGTCGGGCCTGGGCTTCACCCGCGGAGACGTCTTCCACGTGCTGGACACGCTGTACCCCGGCCCCGGGCAGAGCCGCGCCCGCGGGGGCCACTGGCTGGCGGCGCGCATGGGGCGCGACCTCCGCGAGCAGGAGCGGGGCATCATCCCCAACCAGAGCAG ggcGGAGCAGCTGGCCAGTCTGGAGGCCGCCCAGCGCGCCGTGGGCGCCGGGCCGGGCGCGTCTTCGGGCTCCAACGCGCGGGCCGAGTTCTGGCGGCTGCGGGGTCTCCGTCGAGGGGCCAAGAAGACCACCCATCGGAGCCGCGAGGACCTGTCCGATCTGACCAGGCAGGGTCACTACCCGCCGTATGAACGCGTGGTGCTTCGAGAAG ccaGCTTCAAGCGCCCGGTGGTGATCCTGGGGCCCGTGGCAGACATTGCCATGCAGAAGTTGACTGCGGAGATGCCTGACCAGTTCGAAATCGCAG ACAGCGTATCGAGGACCGACAGCCCCTCCAAGATCATCAAGCTGGATACCGTGCGCGTGATCGCCGAGAAC AACAAGCACGCGCTCTTGGACGTGACGCCGTCGGCGGTGGAACGCCTCAACTACGTGCAATATTACCCCATCGTGGTCTTCTGCGCCCCCGAGAGCCGCGTGGCCCTCAAGGCCCTGCGCCAGTGGCTGGCGCCCGCCTCCCGCCGCAGCACCCGCCGCCTCTACGCGCAAGCCCAGAAGCTACGCAAGCACAGCGAACACCTGTTCACGG CCACCATCCCCCTGCACGGCACGAGTGACGCCTGGTACCGGGAGCTCAAGGCCGTCATCCGCGAGCAGCAGACCCGGCCCATCTGGACGGCCGAGGACCAG CCGGACAACTCGTCGGAGGGCAACCTGGACCTGCCTCACCGAGGCCTGGCCGACAGCTCTGCGGATCTGAGCTGTGACAGCCGGGTCAACAGCGACTACGAGACAGACGGGGAGGGCTACACGGATGGCGAGGGCGGCCCCCACACGGACGTGGACGAGGGTCCGCCGGCGCCAGCTCTGGCCCGGTCCTCGGAACCCGTGCTGGCGGATGAGCCTCAGAGCCCGGGGGATCATGGGAGAGCCCCGGGTCCCCGAGGGGCCCAG GTGGATGGCCATTCCCCCCATGGTCAGTGGCGACAGGACAGCATGCG GACATACGGGCAGGAAGCTTTGAAGAAAAAGTTCACGCGAGCTCGAGACATGGAGTCCTCTGACGAAGACGGCTACGACTGGGGCCCGGCCACCGACCTGTGA
- the APBA3 gene encoding amyloid-beta A4 precursor protein-binding family A member 3, whose translation MESLTTSQSPPGPPAMDLEEPRDALSPPQDVTPNCQWDPVPGGPGSLNQMELDGPSIRELVQQFEALPGDLASLSPDGPPCPLHVATGHGLASRDVADAHGLLSAEAGRDDLLSLLHCQECPPPQSCPKEPPDPAPRLLQPPEDPDGDAGPPEWPEGASAEQAGSRSSSSSPEPWLETVPLVVPEEPPASVQSPKTLVPYPALQEVPGPCDHEDLLDGVIFGAKYLGSTQLVSERNPPPSTRMAQAREAMDRVKAPEGETQPMTEVDLFVSTKRVKVLTADSQEAMMDHALQTISYIADIGNVLVLMARRRLARRPAPQAHSRQLYRMICHVFHSEDAQLIAQAIGQAFSVAYGQFLRESGIDPSQVGAQQSLGAAGPGHLHNGDLDHFSNSENCREVCIEKRRGEGLGVALVESGWGSLLPTAVIANLLHGGPAERSGALSIGDRLTAINGTSLVGLPLAACQAAVREVKSQTLVTLSIIHCPPVTTAIIRRPHAREQLGFCVEDGIICSLLRGGIAERGGVRVGHRIIEINGHSVVATPHARIIELLTEAHVEVHIKTMPAATYRLLTGQEQPVYL comes from the exons ATGGAATCCCTGACAACTTCCCAGTCTCCCCCAGGCCCTCCAGCTATGGACTTGGAGGAGCCCAGGGACGCCCTTTCACCCCCTCAGGACGTCACCCCCAACTGCCAGTGGGACCCGGTGCCGGGAGGCCCCGGCAGCCTGAATCAGATGGAACTTGATGGGCCAAGTATTCGGGAACTGGTGCAGCAGTTTGAGGCTCTGCCTGGTGATCTGGCGAGCTTGTCCCCAGACggacctccctgccccctgcacgTTGCCACCGGCCACGGCCTGGCCTCCCGGGACGTCGCTGATGCCCATGGGCTCTTGTCTGCCGAGGCCGGCCGGGACGACCTGCTGAGCCTTCTGCACTGCCAGGAGTGTCCTCCTCCCCAGTCTTGTCCGAAGGAGCCTCCGGACCCTGCTCCTCGCCTGTTGCAGCCCCCTGAGGACCCAGACGGGGATGCCGGCCCCCCGGAATGGCCGGAGGGCGCTTCTGCCGAGCAGGCCGGCAGCCGGAGCTCAAGCAGCTCCCCAGAACCGTGGCTGGAGACAGTCCCTCTGGTTGTTCCCGAAGAGCCCCCTGCCAGTGTCCAG AGCCCCAAGACCCTGGTGCCATACCCTGCCCTCCAGGAGG TCCCTGGTCCCTGTGACCATGAAGACCTCCTAGACGGTGTCATATTTGGGGCCAAATACTTGGGCTCCACCCAGCTGGTGTCCGAGCGGAACCCGCCCCCCAGCACACGCATGGCCCAGGCCCGGGAGGCGATGGACCGCGTCAAG gCCCCCGAGGGGGAGACCCAGCCCATGACGGAGGTGGACCTCTTTGTCTCCACCAAGAGGGTCAAGGTTCTGACGGCCGACTCCCAG gAGGCCATGATGGACCACGCCCTGCAGACCATCTCCTACATTGCCGACATCGGCAACGTGCTGGTGCTCATGGCCCGGCGGCGGCTGGCCCGGAGGCCGGCGCCCCAGGCACACAGCCGCCAGCTCTACAGGATGATCTGTCACGTCTTCCACTCAGAGGAC GCCCAGCTCATTGCTCAGGCCATCGGCCAGGCCTTCAGCGTGGCCTACGGGCAGTTCCTCCGGGAGAGCGGCATCGACCCCAGCCAGGTGGGCGCCCAGCAGAGCCTGGGGGCCGCGGGCCCCGGCCACCTCCACAACGGGGACCTCGACCACTTCTCCAACAGCGAGAACTGCAGGGAG gtgtgCATCGAGAAGCGTCGGGGTGAGGGCCTGGGCGTGGCCCTGGTGGAGTCGGGCTGGGGCTCCCTGCTGCCCACGGCCGTCATCGCCAACCTGCTGCACGGGGGCCCTGCCGAGCGCTCGGGGGCCCTCAGCATCGGGGACCGCCTTACTGCCATCAACGGGACCAGCCTGGTGGGGCTGCCCCTGGCCGCCTGCCAGGCCGCCGTCCGC GAGGTGAAGTCGCAGACGCTGGTGACCCTCAGCATCATCCACTGCCCGCCGGTCACCACGGCCATCATCCGCCGGCCCCACGCCCGCGAACAGCTGGGCTTCTGCGTGGAGGACGGCATC atCTGCAGTCTCCTCCGGGGCGGCATCGCCGAGCGCGGGGGCGTGCGCGTGGGGCACCGCATCATCGAGATCAACGGGCACAGCGTGGTGGCCACGCCGCACGCCCGCATCATCGAGCTGCTCACCGAGGCGCACGTTGAG GTCCACATCAAAACGATGCCGGCCGCCACCTACCGCCTGCTCACGGGCCAGGAGCAGCCCGTGTACCTGTGA